From the Billgrantia sulfidoxydans genome, one window contains:
- a CDS encoding YbhB/YbcL family Raf kinase inhibitor-like protein — MAFALSNMQLESSAFQAHGAIPTRHTGEGDDTSPALSWRDAPEGTKGYAIICHDPDAPLVQHGSYGFVHWLLYNLPGSTTTLAEGTSDGTRGKNDFGKLGYGGPMPPEGHGVHHYYFWVLALDKPTDLPEGLGLEELLKQLEPHLLGMNRLIGTYRRG, encoded by the coding sequence ATGGCCTTTGCACTTTCGAACATGCAACTGGAGAGTTCCGCCTTTCAGGCACATGGTGCGATTCCGACCCGACATACCGGTGAGGGTGACGATACCTCGCCGGCGCTGAGCTGGCGCGATGCTCCCGAGGGCACCAAGGGGTATGCGATCATCTGCCACGATCCCGATGCTCCCCTCGTGCAGCATGGCAGCTATGGCTTCGTGCATTGGTTGCTCTACAACCTGCCAGGCTCCACCACGACCCTGGCCGAAGGCACCAGCGACGGCACGAGGGGCAAGAACGATTTCGGCAAGCTCGGCTACGGTGGCCCGATGCCGCCGGAAGGGCACGGCGTGCACCACTATTACTTCTGGGTGCTGGCGCTCGACAAGCCGACCGACCTGCCCGAGGGGCTTGGGTTGGAGGAGCTGCTCAAGCAGCTCGAGCCGCACCTGCTCGGCATGAACCGGCTGATCGGCACCTACCGGCGCGGCTGA
- a CDS encoding flavodoxin family protein codes for MKRLLIVAHAPSPNTRTLRDAAERGARHPDVETVEVVVKAPLEAGPEDIRASDAILLGTTENLGYMSGALKDFFDRSYYAVLEEKQGLPCALYVRAGHDGTGTRRAVESIVTGLRWRWVQEPLILRGEWQAEFEEQIEELGLYLAAGLEAGVL; via the coding sequence ATGAAACGTCTGCTGATCGTGGCCCATGCGCCCTCGCCCAATACCCGAACCCTGCGAGACGCCGCCGAACGCGGCGCCAGGCATCCCGATGTCGAAACCGTCGAGGTGGTGGTCAAGGCCCCTCTCGAGGCGGGCCCCGAGGACATACGCGCCAGCGATGCCATCCTGCTCGGCACCACCGAGAACCTGGGCTACATGAGCGGTGCACTGAAGGACTTCTTCGACCGCAGCTATTACGCGGTGCTGGAGGAGAAACAGGGCCTACCCTGCGCGCTCTACGTGCGCGCCGGCCACGACGGTACCGGCACGCGCCGTGCGGTGGAGAGTATCGTGACCGGGCTGCGCTGGCGCTGGGTGCAGGAGCCGCTGATCCTGCGCGGGGAGTGGCAGGCAGAGTTCGAGGAACAGATAGAGGAGCTGGGCCTCTATCTGGCGGCAGGACTCGAGGCCGGGGTGCTGTAG
- a CDS encoding CCGSCS motif protein, whose product MGLRNLFKRDKAEDKQPVSTFEPEAPAPEAAAASAGEPASAEAAGKKRHGEPGVCCGSCSH is encoded by the coding sequence ATGGGGCTCAGGAATCTGTTCAAGCGAGACAAGGCAGAAGACAAGCAACCCGTCAGCACGTTCGAGCCGGAAGCGCCAGCGCCGGAAGCAGCGGCCGCCAGCGCCGGCGAGCCTGCCAGCGCCGAGGCTGCCGGGAAGAAAAGGCATGGCGAACCCGGAGTCTGCTGCGGCTCGTGCAGCCACTGA
- the fadA gene encoding acetyl-CoA C-acyltransferase FadA — MSLNPRDIVVVDGVRTAMAKAKNGAFRNVRAENLSAAVMQALFERNTALDPAEVDDVIWGCVNQTLEQSMNIARNAAIMTGIPRTVPAQTVNRLCGSSMTALHIAAANIKAGMGDFYVIGGVEHMEHVPMTHGVDVNPAASKYAAKAAMMMGLTAELLGKMHGVTREEQDKFGVRSHQRAYAANQQGHFDNEIVGVEGHDERGFRTLFKHDEVVRIDASLEEMAKLKPVFDPRGGTVSAGTSSALSVGASAMAIMSYERARALGLEPIARVLSTGVAGCDASIMGYGPVPASKKALKAAGLSSEDIQTVELNEAFAAQAIPVLKDLGFLDALDEKVNLNGGAIALGHPLGCSGARICTTLLNVMRQQDTTLGLATMCIGMGQGVATVFERLN, encoded by the coding sequence ATGAGCTTGAACCCGAGAGACATCGTGGTGGTCGACGGCGTCCGCACCGCCATGGCCAAGGCCAAGAACGGTGCGTTCCGTAACGTGCGGGCCGAGAATCTTTCCGCTGCGGTGATGCAGGCGCTGTTCGAGCGCAATACGGCGCTCGACCCGGCCGAGGTCGACGACGTGATCTGGGGCTGCGTCAACCAGACCCTCGAGCAGTCGATGAACATCGCCCGTAATGCGGCGATCATGACCGGCATCCCTCGCACGGTACCGGCCCAGACGGTCAACCGCCTGTGCGGTTCTTCGATGACCGCGCTGCACATCGCCGCGGCCAATATCAAGGCCGGCATGGGCGACTTCTACGTCATCGGCGGCGTCGAGCACATGGAGCATGTCCCCATGACCCATGGCGTCGACGTCAACCCGGCGGCCAGCAAGTACGCCGCCAAGGCGGCGATGATGATGGGCTTGACCGCCGAGCTGCTGGGCAAGATGCACGGCGTCACCCGCGAGGAGCAGGACAAGTTCGGCGTGCGCTCGCACCAGCGTGCCTACGCGGCGAACCAGCAAGGCCACTTCGACAACGAGATCGTGGGGGTCGAAGGGCACGACGAGCGCGGCTTCCGCACGCTGTTCAAGCACGACGAGGTGGTGCGTATCGACGCCAGCCTCGAGGAGATGGCCAAGCTCAAGCCGGTGTTCGATCCGCGCGGCGGCACCGTATCGGCCGGGACGTCTTCGGCGCTCTCGGTCGGCGCTTCCGCCATGGCGATCATGAGCTATGAGCGCGCACGTGCGCTGGGGCTCGAGCCCATTGCCCGGGTGCTCTCCACCGGCGTGGCGGGCTGTGACGCCTCGATCATGGGCTACGGCCCGGTGCCGGCCTCGAAGAAGGCGCTAAAGGCCGCCGGCCTGTCGTCCGAGGATATCCAGACCGTCGAGCTCAACGAAGCCTTCGCCGCCCAGGCGATTCCGGTGCTCAAGGACCTCGGCTTCCTCGATGCCCTGGACGAGAAGGTCAACCTCAACGGCGGCGCCATTGCGCTGGGCCACCCGCTGGGCTGCTCCGGCGCACGCATCTGCACCACGCTGCTCAACGTGATGCGCCAGCAGGACACCACCCTGGGGCTGGCCACCATGTGTATCGGCATGGGGCAGGGCGTGGCGACGGTGTTCGAGCGCTTGAACTGA
- the fadB gene encoding fatty acid oxidation complex subunit alpha FadB: protein MIYQGNAITVARGTSSGGDDIAMLTFDLKDESINKLSSAVVAELDEAVHAIRAQSGLKGLVIGSAKEVFIVGADITEFHGIFEKGEEYLVEMNLKVHEIFNAIEDLPFPTVTAINGLALGGGCEVTLTTDFRVMSEKAKIGLPETKLGILPGWGGCVRLPRLIGSDNAVEWIAGGGENRADAALKVGAVDAVVPNEQLEAAALDILARANAGELDYQARRAEKTGPLKLNAIEQMMAFETAKGYVAGKAGPHYPAPVEAIKVIQKGAGEERARAQAIEAKAFAKLALTDVCYNLVGLFLNDQVVKKKAGKYEKQAKAVKQAAVLGAGIMGGGIAYQSASKGTPILMKDIKEDAIELGLKESRKLFAKQVERGKLSTEQMAEKLTHIRPTLSYGDFGHVDLVVEAVVENPKVKDAVLTEVEGLVSEDTILTSNTSTISITRLAQNLKRPENFCGMHFFNPVHRMPLVEVIRGEKTGDAAVAATVAYARAMGKTPIVVNDCPGFLVNRVLFPYFGGFSLLVEQGADFQRVDKVMEKFGWPMGPAYLLDVVGMDTAVHANEVMAEGFPERMARDGKTAIQVMFENERLGQKNAKGFYAYEEDKKGKPKKVSDEKAYELVKQVVQQEKAFSDEDIIARMMVPLCLETVRCLEDGIVETPAEADMALIYGIGFPPFRGGALRYIDAMGVAEFVKLADGLAEELGALYAPTDKLRQMAEAGERFYPKAQG from the coding sequence ATGATCTATCAAGGCAACGCCATCACGGTGGCACGCGGTACCAGTAGCGGGGGCGACGACATCGCCATGCTCACCTTCGATCTGAAGGACGAGTCCATCAACAAGCTGTCGAGCGCGGTGGTGGCCGAACTGGACGAGGCCGTCCACGCCATCCGTGCCCAGAGCGGCCTCAAGGGACTGGTCATCGGCAGCGCCAAGGAAGTCTTCATCGTCGGGGCCGACATCACCGAATTCCACGGCATCTTCGAGAAGGGCGAGGAGTACCTGGTCGAGATGAACCTCAAGGTGCACGAGATCTTCAACGCCATCGAGGATCTGCCGTTCCCCACGGTCACCGCCATCAACGGGCTGGCGCTGGGTGGCGGTTGCGAAGTGACGCTGACCACCGATTTCCGGGTGATGAGCGAGAAGGCCAAGATCGGCCTGCCCGAAACCAAGCTCGGTATCCTGCCCGGCTGGGGGGGCTGCGTACGCTTGCCACGCCTGATCGGTTCGGACAACGCCGTGGAGTGGATCGCCGGCGGCGGCGAGAACCGTGCAGATGCCGCTCTCAAGGTGGGCGCGGTGGATGCCGTGGTGCCGAACGAGCAGCTCGAGGCGGCGGCCCTGGACATCCTCGCGCGAGCCAACGCCGGTGAGCTCGACTACCAGGCGCGTCGTGCCGAGAAGACCGGGCCGCTCAAGCTCAACGCCATCGAGCAGATGATGGCCTTCGAGACCGCCAAGGGCTACGTGGCCGGCAAGGCGGGGCCGCACTACCCGGCGCCGGTCGAGGCGATCAAGGTGATCCAGAAGGGCGCCGGCGAGGAGCGCGCCCGCGCCCAGGCCATCGAGGCCAAGGCCTTCGCCAAGCTGGCGCTGACCGACGTCTGCTACAACCTGGTGGGGCTGTTCCTCAACGATCAGGTGGTCAAGAAGAAGGCCGGCAAGTACGAGAAGCAGGCCAAGGCGGTCAAGCAGGCGGCGGTGCTGGGGGCCGGCATCATGGGTGGCGGCATCGCCTACCAGAGTGCCTCCAAGGGCACGCCGATCCTGATGAAGGACATCAAGGAGGACGCCATCGAGCTGGGCCTCAAGGAGTCGCGCAAGCTGTTTGCCAAGCAGGTGGAGCGCGGCAAGCTCAGCACCGAGCAGATGGCCGAGAAGCTGACCCACATCCGCCCGACACTCTCCTACGGCGATTTCGGTCATGTCGACCTGGTGGTCGAGGCGGTGGTCGAGAACCCCAAGGTCAAGGACGCGGTGCTGACCGAGGTGGAAGGCCTGGTCAGCGAGGACACCATCCTCACTTCCAACACCTCGACCATCTCGATCACCCGCCTGGCCCAGAACCTCAAGCGCCCCGAGAACTTCTGCGGCATGCACTTTTTCAATCCGGTGCACCGCATGCCGCTGGTCGAAGTCATTCGCGGCGAGAAGACCGGCGACGCCGCGGTGGCGGCTACCGTGGCCTATGCCCGGGCCATGGGCAAGACGCCGATCGTGGTCAACGACTGCCCCGGCTTCCTGGTCAACCGCGTGCTGTTCCCCTATTTCGGCGGCTTCAGCCTGCTGGTCGAGCAGGGCGCCGACTTCCAGCGCGTCGACAAGGTGATGGAGAAGTTCGGTTGGCCCATGGGCCCGGCCTACCTGCTCGACGTGGTGGGCATGGACACCGCCGTGCATGCCAACGAGGTGATGGCCGAAGGCTTCCCCGAGCGCATGGCGCGGGACGGCAAGACGGCGATCCAGGTCATGTTCGAGAACGAGCGCCTGGGCCAGAAGAACGCCAAGGGCTTCTATGCCTACGAGGAAGACAAGAAGGGCAAGCCGAAGAAGGTCAGCGACGAGAAGGCCTACGAACTGGTCAAGCAGGTCGTCCAGCAGGAGAAGGCGTTCTCCGATGAGGACATCATCGCCCGCATGATGGTGCCGCTGTGCCTGGAGACCGTGCGCTGCCTGGAAGACGGCATCGTCGAGACCCCGGCCGAAGCCGACATGGCGCTGATCTACGGCATCGGTTTCCCGCCGTTCCGCGGCGGCGCGTTGCGCTACATCGACGCCATGGGCGTGGCTGAGTTCGTCAAGCTGGCCGACGGCCTGGCCGAGGAGCTGGGCGCACTCTACGCCCCCACCGACAAGCTGCGCCAGATGGCCGAGGCCGGCGAGCGCTTCTATCCCAAGGCCCAGGGCTGA
- the slyA gene encoding transcriptional regulator SlyA, translated as MHQNIGFRLSRLPRLWRAIIDRRLAPLGLTQTRWITLYHLWRLGDGQPQCDLARAIGVEAPSLVRTLDQLSEQGLIERCPCEQDRRTKRVFLTAAADPLLEQIDEVVTQARREMLAGLSEADIRQLDALLEHIENNGLAIQARESEG; from the coding sequence ATGCACCAGAACATCGGCTTCCGACTGTCGCGCCTGCCACGCCTGTGGCGTGCCATCATCGACCGGCGCCTCGCTCCGCTGGGCCTGACACAGACGCGCTGGATCACGCTGTATCATCTCTGGCGGCTCGGCGATGGGCAGCCACAGTGCGACCTGGCCCGGGCGATCGGCGTCGAGGCGCCCTCCCTGGTCCGCACCCTCGATCAACTCTCGGAGCAGGGGCTGATCGAACGCTGTCCCTGCGAACAGGACCGGCGCACCAAGCGGGTTTTCCTGACCGCGGCGGCGGACCCGCTGCTCGAGCAGATCGACGAGGTGGTGACCCAGGCCCGGCGCGAGATGCTGGCAGGGCTCAGCGAGGCGGATATCCGTCAGCTCGACGCCCTGCTGGAGCATATCGAGAACAATGGCCTGGCAATCCAGGCCAGGGAGAGCGAAGGCTGA
- a CDS encoding preprotein translocase subunit YajC gives MVWLVILAALLLMISPVMWLKPSPRQRRIVPLRNAAAKAGVKVVLEKPPLHGIETAMPGYRWSYPAVAPGPRFLLVRASEASDLLKPCVADWRWRIEPLRPLPPSAREPLEALLTRLPQDALVVESSETSITLWWWESQTAERFLTYVEDFRQLRDALAGRADQRRVGTGFGEGASGD, from the coding sequence ATGGTCTGGCTAGTCATTCTGGCGGCACTGCTGCTGATGATCTCACCGGTGATGTGGCTCAAGCCCAGCCCTCGGCAGCGTCGCATCGTGCCGCTGCGCAATGCGGCGGCCAAGGCAGGGGTCAAGGTGGTGTTGGAAAAGCCCCCTCTGCACGGTATCGAGACCGCCATGCCGGGGTATCGCTGGAGCTATCCGGCCGTTGCCCCCGGGCCACGCTTCCTGCTGGTGCGGGCAAGTGAAGCCAGCGATCTGCTCAAGCCCTGCGTGGCCGACTGGCGCTGGCGGATCGAGCCGCTCCGCCCCCTGCCGCCATCGGCGCGCGAACCGCTCGAAGCGCTCTTGACACGCCTGCCGCAGGATGCACTGGTGGTCGAGTCCAGCGAGACCTCGATCACCCTGTGGTGGTGGGAGTCGCAGACGGCGGAGCGCTTCCTCACCTACGTCGAGGATTTCCGCCAGTTGCGCGATGCCTTGGCCGGCCGTGCCGATCAGCGCCGGGTCGGGACTGGCTTCGGTGAAGGCGCGTCGGGCGACTGA
- a CDS encoding universal stress protein, whose protein sequence is MSNEYRHILVAVDLTKDSHKVLERALQIAERNQAKLSIMHTLEPLGFAYGGDIPMDLTSIQDQLDEHAKQRLAEIADPHVAKENQHVLVGMPDTEIHRFAAENGVDLIVVGSHGRHGFALLLGSTSTGVLHGAQCDVLAVRVGKKGETAE, encoded by the coding sequence ATGAGCAATGAATACCGCCACATCCTGGTCGCCGTCGATTTGACCAAGGACTCCCACAAGGTGCTTGAGCGCGCCCTGCAGATCGCCGAGCGCAACCAGGCCAAGCTGTCGATCATGCACACGCTGGAGCCGCTGGGCTTCGCCTATGGCGGCGACATCCCCATGGATCTCACCAGCATCCAGGATCAGTTGGATGAACATGCCAAGCAGCGCCTGGCCGAGATCGCCGACCCTCACGTGGCCAAGGAGAACCAGCACGTGCTGGTCGGCATGCCCGACACCGAGATCCATCGCTTTGCCGCCGAGAACGGCGTCGACCTGATCGTGGTCGGCTCCCATGGCCGGCACGGCTTCGCCCTGCTACTCGGCTCCACCTCCACCGGCGTACTGCACGGCGCCCAATGCGACGTACTCGCGGTGCGAGTGGGGAAGAAGGGCGAAACCGCCGAGTAG
- a CDS encoding ATP-binding cassette domain-containing protein has protein sequence MTLLRLEGLQLAYGTHVLLDGADLVLEKGERLALVGRNGTGKSTLLKLVAGEILPDDGSIWRAPGLKIGVLEQDLPAASGQTIFDVVAQGLPQAGELLAEYHRLVQAAEPDMKRMATLQSRLEAIDGWSFHQRIDVVLTRLGLPADDSMSSLSGGWRRRVALARALVAEPDLLLLDEPTNHLDLDTIAWLEEQLLDFNGAVLFITHDRAFLSKLATTILELDRGRLGRYPGDYAKYQQQKAHELEVEAREHAEFDRKLAQEEAWIRQGIKARRTRNEGRVRALEQLRRERSQRREVQGRASFGIDSGERSGKRVVELVGVTHRFGDETIVRDLSLEIQRGDRIGLIGRNGAGKTTLLKILLGELEPSEGEVRLGTNLKVAYFDQLRAGLEPEKSVYDNVAQGSDRVNVGGKDKHVISYLQDFLFTPERARQPVKALSGGESNRLLLAKLFTQPANVLVLDEPTNDLDVETLELLEELLLDFDGTLLLVSHDRAFMDNVVTGVLAFEGDGVVREYVGGYSDWVRQGGKLPPAPWEGAARQQVEPTAKPVEKAPASAAPSAPAAKKPAKLSYKLQRELDALPAEIERLEAEVAEFESRVGDPAFYQQDAGSVSETLQAMSDKQAELDAAMERWMELESMAAGE, from the coding sequence GTGACCCTGCTACGTCTGGAAGGCCTGCAACTGGCCTATGGTACCCATGTGCTGCTCGACGGCGCCGACCTGGTGCTGGAGAAGGGCGAACGTCTGGCGCTGGTCGGGCGCAACGGTACCGGCAAGTCGACTCTGCTCAAGCTGGTGGCGGGGGAGATCCTGCCCGACGACGGCAGCATCTGGCGCGCGCCGGGACTGAAGATCGGCGTGCTGGAGCAGGACCTGCCGGCCGCTTCCGGCCAGACCATTTTCGACGTGGTGGCCCAGGGGCTGCCCCAGGCGGGCGAGCTGCTGGCCGAGTACCACCGCCTGGTGCAGGCGGCCGAGCCCGACATGAAGCGCATGGCGACCCTGCAGAGCCGGCTCGAAGCCATCGACGGCTGGTCCTTCCATCAGCGCATCGACGTGGTGCTGACGCGCCTGGGACTGCCGGCCGACGATTCGATGAGCTCGCTCTCGGGGGGCTGGCGCCGGCGCGTGGCGCTGGCCCGGGCGCTGGTGGCCGAGCCCGACCTGCTGCTGCTCGACGAACCTACCAACCACCTCGATCTCGACACCATCGCCTGGCTCGAGGAGCAGCTGCTCGATTTCAACGGCGCGGTGCTGTTCATCACCCACGACCGGGCCTTCCTGTCGAAGCTGGCGACGACCATCCTCGAACTCGATCGCGGCCGGCTGGGGCGCTATCCCGGGGATTACGCCAAGTATCAGCAGCAGAAGGCCCACGAGCTCGAGGTGGAGGCGCGGGAGCACGCCGAATTCGACAGGAAGCTGGCCCAGGAGGAAGCCTGGATCCGGCAGGGCATCAAGGCGCGGCGAACCCGTAACGAGGGCCGGGTGCGCGCGCTCGAGCAACTGCGGCGCGAGCGCAGCCAGCGGCGCGAGGTCCAGGGCCGTGCCAGCTTCGGCATCGACAGCGGCGAACGCAGCGGCAAGCGGGTGGTCGAGCTCGTCGGCGTGACCCACCGTTTCGGCGACGAGACGATCGTTCGCGACCTGTCGCTCGAGATCCAGCGCGGCGACCGCATCGGCCTGATCGGACGCAACGGTGCCGGCAAGACCACGCTGCTCAAGATCCTGCTCGGTGAACTCGAGCCCAGCGAGGGCGAGGTGCGGCTGGGTACCAACCTCAAGGTGGCCTACTTCGACCAGCTGCGCGCGGGGCTGGAGCCGGAGAAGAGCGTCTACGACAACGTCGCCCAGGGCAGCGACAGGGTCAACGTGGGCGGCAAGGACAAGCACGTCATCAGCTACCTGCAGGATTTCCTGTTCACCCCGGAACGGGCGCGCCAGCCGGTCAAGGCGCTCTCCGGCGGCGAGTCCAACCGTCTGCTGCTGGCCAAGCTGTTCACCCAGCCGGCCAACGTGCTGGTGCTCGACGAACCGACCAACGACCTCGACGTCGAGACCCTGGAGCTGCTCGAGGAGTTGCTGCTCGACTTCGACGGCACCTTGCTGCTGGTCTCCCACGACCGTGCCTTCATGGACAACGTGGTGACCGGGGTGCTGGCCTTCGAGGGCGACGGCGTGGTGCGTGAATACGTGGGTGGCTACAGCGACTGGGTGCGCCAGGGCGGGAAACTGCCACCGGCGCCCTGGGAGGGGGCGGCGCGTCAGCAGGTGGAGCCCACGGCGAAGCCGGTAGAGAAAGCGCCGGCCAGTGCGGCGCCCTCAGCGCCGGCAGCGAAAAAGCCCGCCAAGCTCTCCTACAAGCTGCAGCGGGAACTCGACGCCCTGCCGGCCGAGATCGAGAGGCTCGAAGCCGAGGTGGCCGAGTTCGAGTCCCGGGTTGGCGATCCGGCGTTCTACCAGCAGGACGCGGGAAGCGTGTCCGAGACATTGCAGGCCATGAGCGACAAGCAGGCCGAACTCGATGCCGCCATGGAGCGGTGGATGGAACTGGAGTCCATGGCGGCGGGGGAGTAA
- a CDS encoding TatD family hydrolase codes for MADTDAAFNDVLPEALRFRSPAPLVDIGANLTHDSFGRDLEAVVRRARAANVTTLIVTGTDRTHAEQAVALAQRYSGLFATAGVHPHDASRWDASLAAAMRELHQRPEVVAVGECGLDFNRNFSTPAEQERAFEAQLGLAAESGKPLFLHERDAGPRLREMLKAWRDDIADAVVHCFTADRDTLYGYLDLDLHIGLTGWICDERRGHHLRELVREIPSDRLMVETDCPYLLPRDLPARLKGRRNEPALLPWIVREIAHWRGSDEAELARATTKTAQRFFRLNEAGEAQETGRAQQES; via the coding sequence TTGGCTGATACCGACGCCGCCTTCAACGACGTTCTGCCCGAGGCACTGCGCTTTCGTTCGCCCGCCCCGCTGGTGGACATCGGCGCCAACCTGACCCACGACAGCTTCGGCCGCGATCTCGAGGCGGTAGTGAGGCGGGCGCGGGCGGCCAACGTGACGACCCTGATCGTGACCGGCACCGATCGCACCCATGCCGAGCAGGCCGTGGCGCTGGCCCAGCGCTATTCCGGGTTGTTCGCCACGGCCGGCGTACACCCCCACGATGCCAGTCGCTGGGACGCCTCCCTGGCCGCCGCCATGCGGGAGCTGCACCAACGCCCCGAGGTGGTGGCCGTGGGCGAGTGCGGCCTCGATTTCAACCGCAACTTCTCCACGCCGGCCGAGCAGGAGCGCGCCTTCGAGGCCCAGTTGGGGCTTGCCGCGGAGAGCGGCAAGCCACTGTTCCTCCACGAGCGCGACGCCGGCCCACGCCTGCGCGAGATGCTCAAGGCCTGGCGCGACGACATCGCCGATGCGGTGGTGCACTGTTTCACCGCCGATCGCGATACCCTCTACGGCTACCTCGACCTGGATCTACACATCGGCCTGACGGGGTGGATCTGCGACGAGCGACGCGGTCATCATCTGCGCGAGCTGGTGCGCGAGATCCCGTCCGACCGACTGATGGTGGAAACCGACTGCCCCTATCTGCTGCCGCGCGATTTACCTGCCAGACTCAAGGGCAGGCGCAACGAGCCTGCACTGCTACCCTGGATCGTACGCGAGATCGCTCACTGGCGAGGCAGCGATGAAGCGGAGCTGGCCCGTGCCACCACGAAGACCGCCCAACGCTTCTTCCGCCTGAACGAGGCAGGCGAAGCCCAGGAGACAGGCCGTGCCCAACAGGAGTCGTGA
- a CDS encoding ACP S-malonyltransferase has product MNRSDSKMNGEPIRERILVVCPGRGTYNAAEWGTLNRLAGGSEWLGRFDAMRREADLPTLSELDGETPFRQSLHGRGEHASPLIYACAWADLLAIDRERYEIVAVTGNSMGWYIALAAAGALGPDETLHLIGTMGWLMQESLAGGQVIYPWVDETWQPDWALRQELLELIGRIHDSSGAELYLSIELGGMLVFGGNETGLARLTERLPARERFPLRLYQHAAFHTPLQEGVKREARRRLDAGPFRAPEVPMIDGRGHIWTPWSTDPQALWDYTLGEQLVAPYDFTMAVKVGVREFAPDRIVIPGPGATLGGATAQALIQLGWQGWSDKAAFQTGQQQEPRLLCMGIVEQRDRLLTAEEASALG; this is encoded by the coding sequence ATGAACCGCAGCGACAGCAAGATGAACGGCGAACCGATCCGCGAGCGCATATTGGTCGTCTGTCCCGGCCGCGGCACCTACAATGCCGCGGAGTGGGGCACCCTCAACCGACTGGCGGGCGGCAGCGAGTGGCTGGGGCGCTTCGATGCCATGCGCCGTGAGGCCGATCTGCCGACGCTCTCCGAGTTGGACGGCGAGACACCTTTCCGCCAGAGCCTGCACGGGCGGGGCGAGCACGCCTCGCCGCTGATCTATGCCTGCGCCTGGGCCGACCTGCTGGCGATCGATCGTGAGCGCTACGAGATCGTGGCGGTCACCGGCAACTCCATGGGCTGGTACATTGCCCTTGCGGCGGCCGGCGCCCTGGGGCCCGATGAGACGCTGCACCTGATCGGCACCATGGGATGGCTGATGCAGGAGAGCCTGGCCGGCGGCCAGGTCATCTATCCTTGGGTCGATGAAACATGGCAGCCGGACTGGGCGCTGCGTCAGGAACTACTGGAGCTGATCGGGCGTATTCACGATAGCTCGGGGGCCGAACTCTATCTCTCGATCGAGCTTGGGGGCATGTTGGTGTTCGGCGGCAACGAGACGGGGCTTGCGCGCCTGACCGAGCGGCTGCCGGCGCGCGAGCGCTTCCCGCTGCGGCTGTACCAGCACGCCGCCTTCCATACGCCCCTTCAGGAGGGAGTGAAACGCGAGGCGCGTCGGCGGCTTGATGCCGGGCCGTTCCGTGCTCCCGAAGTGCCGATGATCGACGGCCGCGGCCATATCTGGACGCCGTGGAGTACTGACCCGCAGGCGCTCTGGGATTACACCCTGGGCGAGCAGCTGGTCGCCCCCTACGACTTCACCATGGCCGTCAAGGTCGGCGTGCGTGAGTTCGCCCCCGACCGCATCGTCATACCCGGCCCCGGGGCGACGCTGGGTGGCGCCACGGCCCAGGCGCTGATCCAGCTCGGCTGGCAGGGTTGGAGCGACAAGGCTGCCTTTCAGACCGGCCAGCAGCAGGAGCCACGCCTGTTGTGCATGGGCATTGTCGAGCAGCGTGACCGATTGCTGACGGCCGAGGAAGCATCAGCCCTCGGCTAG